One genomic region from Candidatus Saccharimonadia bacterium encodes:
- a CDS encoding ATP-binding protein, producing the protein MRGISEAELTSLVQEAIQSNGETNLVEFKDTRGGLPDIIWRSITAFSNKAADGGLIVYGVVEDPVTRTFAPVGVTNVHEMTERTTNFFSDRIINAERPEYRAITIDGKTLLAVVIDAVPDERKPCYDRKLGMDRGAYIRVGNSNRPITDDELRQFIRNSSGFKYDLTQIRSIHEADLSQDKIQHLIHELGERTGRENAIHDDTLLNMKILAICESERVATLAGAMIFSSNPPQRNPELDRYVIRCVRYAGPTTASEIIDKQDLHGTLEEQIDTMNSFVLRNIARSATIEGTRRVETYAYPEKAIREIAANAVIHRDYSIIESYIQVRVFPDRIEISNPGTLPPRITVDNIREAQFSRNSVIAALMKDLGYLEEYGRGIDLVYDYMRQVNLSRPIFRNVANMFTVTLLGPTYSELTERQLAIWQIILNKSSATSRDIVQTIGSITRPTVIADINKLIELDLVAQRGQGPSTTYEIGNH; encoded by the coding sequence ATGAGAGGCATATCCGAAGCCGAACTCACATCACTGGTGCAAGAAGCTATCCAATCCAACGGAGAGACCAATTTAGTCGAGTTCAAAGATACACGGGGTGGCTTACCGGATATTATCTGGCGTAGCATAACCGCATTTAGTAACAAGGCCGCTGATGGAGGCTTAATTGTATACGGTGTAGTCGAAGACCCTGTTACGCGCACGTTTGCGCCGGTTGGCGTTACAAATGTCCATGAAATGACCGAACGAACGACAAACTTCTTTAGCGATCGGATCATCAACGCTGAGAGGCCAGAATATCGAGCGATTACAATCGATGGGAAGACTCTACTTGCCGTGGTTATTGATGCAGTACCGGACGAGAGGAAGCCCTGCTATGACCGAAAGCTCGGCATGGATCGTGGTGCTTATATCCGTGTCGGGAATAGTAATCGGCCCATTACCGATGATGAGCTGAGGCAGTTCATTCGTAATTCATCGGGTTTCAAATATGATTTGACCCAAATTCGCTCGATACATGAAGCCGATCTCAGCCAAGATAAGATTCAACACCTCATTCATGAACTCGGCGAGAGAACCGGGCGAGAGAATGCCATTCATGATGACACCCTCCTAAACATGAAGATTCTTGCCATCTGTGAGTCCGAAAGGGTGGCTACCTTGGCTGGGGCAATGATCTTTAGTAGCAACCCGCCTCAGCGGAATCCTGAGCTAGACCGGTACGTTATTCGCTGTGTCCGATACGCAGGCCCGACTACGGCAAGCGAAATAATCGACAAGCAAGACCTTCATGGGACTCTTGAAGAACAAATTGATACCATGAACTCGTTTGTACTGAGAAATATTGCCAGAAGCGCCACTATCGAGGGTACTCGTCGGGTGGAAACATACGCTTACCCCGAAAAGGCTATTCGTGAAATCGCCGCAAATGCTGTTATTCATCGAGACTACAGCATCATCGAATCTTATATTCAGGTACGAGTTTTCCCCGATCGAATCGAGATTTCCAACCCCGGCACTCTTCCTCCGCGAATTACCGTCGATAACATTCGAGAGGCGCAGTTTAGCAGAAATTCAGTTATTGCTGCCCTGATGAAAGATTTGGGTTATCTTGAGGAGTATGGCCGCGGTATTGACCTTGTTTATGACTATATGCGCCAAGTAAATCTTTCTCGGCCTATCTTTAGAAATGTCGCCAATATGTTCACCGTGACACTACTTGGGCCGACATATTCAGAGTTAACAGAGCGCCAGCTCGCTATTTGGCAGATTATTCTTAACAAGTCTTCTGCAACGTCGCGAGACATAGTTCAGACCATTGGCTCGATTACCCGCCCTACGGTCATCGCCGACATCAATAAGCTTATAGAATTAGACCTGGTGGCTCAGCGCGGCCAAGGCCCTAGCACCACATACGAAATCGGCAATCATTAG
- a CDS encoding EXLDI protein produces MMPNKTIYVSNEDQAVYEQAQQLAGDNLSAVLLRALKEFITRSEAQTKGLKEIVVQTGTKGLQQEKRFNGRLLIKWQGAGDHNDWFTARVFKTAKNQWAVEITKQPNLDVFRQRDFWRTADYFEYTPDTQLVVFASLEEAEGKLPSALLKLMHQAQSRDEAPVEYLDI; encoded by the coding sequence ATGATGCCAAACAAGACTATTTACGTCTCAAATGAAGACCAGGCTGTTTATGAGCAGGCTCAGCAATTAGCCGGGGACAACCTTTCGGCGGTGCTGTTGCGGGCGCTCAAGGAGTTTATTACTCGGAGCGAAGCCCAGACCAAGGGCCTTAAAGAGATCGTGGTGCAAACGGGCACCAAGGGCCTGCAGCAGGAGAAGCGATTTAACGGCCGTTTGCTCATTAAGTGGCAGGGGGCGGGCGATCATAATGACTGGTTTACGGCTCGGGTGTTTAAAACAGCCAAGAACCAGTGGGCGGTGGAGATCACCAAGCAGCCCAATCTTGATGTTTTTCGCCAGCGCGACTTTTGGCGGACGGCGGATTACTTTGAATACACACCCGACACTCAGCTCGTTGTATTTGCATCATTGGAAGAGGCCGAGGGTAAGCTACCGAGTGCGCTGCTCAAGCTCATGCACCAGGCGCAAAGCCGCGATGAAGCGCCGGTGGAATATTTAGATATCTAA
- a CDS encoding serine hydrolase, giving the protein MLKELFVYRAKLGLTSLVMGMAVLMPGGAVLAETTPSPTPGAAQFAAPDIPWLIASQQVAAIYHADTAGVPGNWHSYVTVADSTGALKPAVDDQADTPMWAYSVNKLAVAMTVMDKVDKGEVKLDQKLTLTPDIIASGSGIYFLQTVYGDNLTVANLMTAMLLVSDNTAVRMLSQVASGTEINQTLAAKGFTATHVDPVAGSSRFFLGQTTPREMNTLLAGLANHSLVSEKSSTFVLNIMRWVNGYNDGVRRNMSSTERAQVATKYGAFEDSRHEVGIMFDAAGKPALIYAFMNDGVGDIDNYGSTNPAVEAEDVMGRQMFDIMDGKWGGRPLGSLVPRS; this is encoded by the coding sequence ATGCTTAAAGAATTATTTGTCTACCGCGCCAAACTCGGCTTGACTAGCCTCGTGATGGGTATGGCTGTTTTGATGCCGGGTGGAGCGGTACTTGCCGAGACCACGCCATCCCCTACCCCGGGGGCGGCTCAGTTCGCGGCACCTGATATCCCGTGGCTGATAGCTTCGCAACAAGTGGCGGCGATTTACCATGCCGATACCGCGGGAGTGCCCGGCAATTGGCATTCTTACGTGACCGTGGCGGATTCAACCGGTGCGCTCAAACCGGCGGTGGACGATCAAGCCGACACCCCAATGTGGGCGTACAGCGTAAATAAGCTGGCAGTGGCGATGACGGTGATGGACAAGGTGGACAAGGGCGAGGTCAAACTGGACCAAAAGCTGACACTCACGCCTGATATTATTGCGTCTGGTAGCGGGATTTATTTTCTGCAAACAGTGTATGGCGACAATTTGACGGTCGCCAACCTCATGACCGCAATGCTGCTGGTGTCGGATAATACGGCGGTTCGAATGCTCAGCCAGGTGGCGTCGGGCACCGAGATAAATCAAACATTGGCGGCCAAGGGCTTTACGGCTACCCACGTGGACCCGGTGGCGGGTTCGAGTCGGTTCTTCTTGGGTCAGACCACGCCGCGGGAGATGAATACCTTGCTGGCAGGATTGGCGAACCACTCGCTGGTGTCGGAAAAATCGTCAACTTTTGTGCTTAATATTATGCGCTGGGTCAACGGCTACAATGATGGCGTGCGCCGCAATATGAGCTCAACGGAGCGTGCCCAGGTAGCTACCAAATACGGTGCGTTTGAGGATTCGCGGCACGAGGTAGGCATTATGTTCGACGCTGCGGGCAAGCCGGCGCTGATCTACGCGTTTATGAACGACGGGGTAGGCGATATCGACAATTACGGTTCGACCAATCCTGCCGTGGAGGCTGAAGATGTCATGGGCCGTCAGATGTTTGACATCATGGATGGCAAATGGGGCGGTCGACCGCTGGGCTCTCTGGTGCCCCGATCTTGA
- a CDS encoding DUF2975 domain-containing protein translates to MKRSSTIFLRGVVLAIGLVVLGLCIFALPAEIRTPGTEDYRPIFFGMYITAIPFFVALYHTLKLLSYIDNGQAFSQLSVGALKHIKYCAVTISALFAAGLPYLYFVAEKDDAPDVVALGLVVIFASIAIATFAAVLQKILGDAIAIKTENDLTV, encoded by the coding sequence ATGAAACGAAGCTCAACAATTTTCCTCCGCGGGGTAGTTTTGGCCATCGGGCTAGTCGTCCTTGGCTTGTGCATCTTTGCCCTGCCCGCCGAGATCAGAACCCCGGGCACCGAAGACTACCGCCCCATTTTCTTCGGTATGTACATAACGGCCATACCGTTTTTCGTGGCTCTCTATCACACCCTGAAACTCCTGAGCTATATCGATAACGGTCAAGCTTTCTCCCAGCTTTCCGTCGGTGCCCTCAAGCACATAAAGTATTGCGCAGTCACCATCAGTGCATTGTTTGCGGCCGGTCTGCCCTACCTCTACTTCGTGGCAGAAAAAGACGACGCCCCAGATGTCGTAGCGCTCGGATTGGTCGTTATTTTTGCCTCAATTGCGATTGCGACCTTTGCGGCCGTACTCCAAAAAATTCTAGGCGACGCCATAGCCATAAAAAC